Proteins from one Ipomoea triloba cultivar NCNSP0323 chromosome 1, ASM357664v1 genomic window:
- the LOC116001287 gene encoding sporamin B-like: protein MKTLIALLFALSLNLLPYSTHSTFNPIRLRTNFDSPVLDTDGDELRPGRTYEIIAAPSDSLIWPPGSSLKLEWLNSASKCPSDVLISLDATPITITPADPSAAVVSPSTFVSFKFDLPTNKLCVDHLYWEMREGPYSGQVFVKAGEFVSNQSNKFKIEVEPGLNGYRLTYCPFGADECNNLGGQLDMETRVIRLGVNEFPFVVVFKKAMINK from the coding sequence ATGAAAACCCTAATCGCACTCTTATTCGCACTTTCCCTAAATCTCCTTCCCTATTCAACTCACTCCACGTTCAATCCCATCCGCCTTCGCACTAATTTTGACTCTCCGGTGCTAGACACCGACGGAGATGAGCTCCGGCCCGGCAGAACTTACGAAATAATCGCCGCACCCTCCGACTCGCTTATATGGCCACCCGGCTCATCATTGAAACTCGAATGGTTAAATTCGGCGAGCAAATGCCCAAGCGACGTGCTAATATCGCTGGACGCCACGCCCATCACGATCACCCCGGCAGACCCGAGCGCCGCCGTCGTGTCGCCGTCGACTTTCGTGAGCTTCAAATTCGACCTTCCGACGAACAAACTTTGCGTGGATCACTTGTATTGGGAGATGCGGGAGGGCCCATACTCCGGGCAGGTTTTCGTGAAGGCCGGCGAGTTTGTCTCGAACCAAAGCAACAAGTTCAAGATTGAAGTGGAACCGGGGCTTAATGGTTATAGACTCACTTATTGTCCGTTCGGCGCCGATGAATGTAACAACCTCGGCGGACAGCTCGACATGGAGACGAGGGTTATTCGTTTGGGTGTGAATGAATTTCCCTTCGTTGTTGTGTTTAAGAAAGCTATGATAAATAAGTGA
- the LOC116030431 gene encoding sporamin A-like, producing the protein MKTLALLFALSLYLLSHPTSAKLKPIRLGTDDVPIASTGAPVVDRDGDALQPGVAYNITSITWGAGAGEVKLEWRDTNTKCPSDVISWNYADPVVFTPADPKATAVLESSFLSFKFNVVTNFLCSGNLYWGVQHDAVSGMDFVRSDEFVENQSDRFKIERLDANFPTYIITYCPSGTDKCYYVGREYDESIKSTRLALSDFPFVLMFWKTSLASAK; encoded by the coding sequence ATGAAAACCCTCGCACTCTTATTCGCACTTTCCCTCTACCTCCTTTCCCACCCGACTAGCGCCAAACTCAAACCCATCCGCCTCGGCACCGACGATGTACCCATAGCGTCGACCGGCGCTCCGGTGGTGGACAGAGACGGAGACGCGCTCCAGCCCGGCGTGGCTTACAACATAACCTCCATCACATGGGGCGCCGGCGCCGGAGAAGTGAAACTTGAGTGGAGAGACACCAACACCAAGTGCCCCAGCGACGTGATCTCATGGAACTACGCCGACCCCGTGGTGTTCACGCCGGCGGACCCCAAAGCCACCGCCGTTTTGGAGTCCTCTTTCCTGAGCTTCAAATTCAACGTCGTCACCAATTTTCTCTGCTCGGGTAACCTCTACTGGGGCGTCCAGCACGACGCCGTTTCCGGGATGGATTTCGTGCGGTCCGACGAGTTTGTCGAGAACCAATCCGACCGGTTCAAGATCGAGCGGCTCGATGCCAATTTCCCCACTTATATAATCACTTATTGCCCCTCCGGCACCGACAAATGCTACTACGTTGGCAGAGAATATGACGAATCCATTAAGTCTACGCGTTTGGCTCTCAGTGATTTCCCCTTCGTGCTTATGTTTTGGAAAACTTCTCTAGCATCGGCAAAATAA
- the LOC116015098 gene encoding sporamin B-like, whose protein sequence is MKTLALLFFSLSLYLLPNPTHSTFNPIRLPTADEPLASSTPVLDTDGEELRPGQDYYVTSVTWGAGGGGVKLAGLDSQSACPSDVIVSRNSFDLGNPITFTPADPNATEVSPSTYQSFSFNVASNKVCQDKLSWGVQYDRRSGQYIIKTGEFVENLSNQFKIEVAQPSLNAYKLTYCQFGSDKCYNLGKYTDRRSRATRLALSNNPFFVVFQKASDV, encoded by the coding sequence ATGAAAACCCTAGCACTACTCTTCTTCTCACTTTCCCTCTATCTCCTCCCCAACCCAACTCACTCCACGTTCAATCCCATCCGCCTCCCCACCGCAGATGAACCCCTAGCGTCTAGCACCCCGGTGCTGGACACTGACGGCGAAGAGCTCCGGCCGGGCCAAGATTACTACGTAACCTCCGTCACATGGGGAGCAGGCGGCGGAGGAGTGAAACTCGCCGGGCTGGACTCGCAGAGCGCGTGCCCGAGCGACGTCATCGTATCCCGCAACAGCTTCGACCTCGGCAACCCCATCACGTTCACGCCGGCCGACCCGAACGCCACCGAGGTCTCCCCGTCGACCTACCAGAGCTTCAGCTTCAACGTGGCGAGCAACAAAGTGTGCCAAGACAAGCTATCTTGGGGGGTTCAGTACGACCGGAGAAGCGGGCAATATATCATAAAAACCGGCGAGTTTGTAGAGAACCTAAGCAACCAGTTCAAGATTGAGGTGGCCCAACCCTCCCTTAACGCCTACAAATTGACTTATTGTCAGTTTGGGAGTGATAAATGCTACAACCTTGGCAAATACACCGACCGGCGGTCGAGGGCTACGCGTTTGGCTCTGAGTAATAATCCCTTCTTTGTTGTGTTTCAGAAAGCTAGTGATGTGTAA
- the LOC116030466 gene encoding sporamin A-like, producing MKTLALLLALSLCLLSHPTSAKLKPIRLGTDDLPIASTGAPVVDADGDALQPGGAYNITSITWGAGAGEVKLEWRDSNTKCPSDVVSWLYADPVVFTPADPKATAVLESSFLSFKFNVVTNFLCSGNLYWGVQHDAVSGMDFVRSDEFVENQSDRFKIERVESIMPIYIITYCPSGTDKCYYVGREFDESIKSTRLAISDFPFMVLFKKTSLASAK from the coding sequence ATGAAAACCCTCGCACTCTTATTGGCACTTTCCCTCTGCCTCCTTTCCCACCCGACTAGCGCCAAACTCAAACCCATCCGCCTCGGCACCGACGATTTACCCATAGCGTCGACCGGCGCTCCGGTGGTGGACGCCGACGGCGACGCGCTCCAGCCCGGCGGGGCTTACAACATAACCTCCATCACATGGGGCGCCGGCGCCGGAGAAGTGAAACTTGAGTGGAGAGACTCCAACACCAAGTGCCCCAGCGACGTGGTCTCATGGCTCTACGCCGACCCCGTGGTGTTCACGCCGGCGGACCCCAAAGCCACCGCCGTTTTGGAGTCCTCTTTCCTGAGCTTCAAATTCAACGTCGTCACAAACTTTCTCTGCTCCGGTAATCTCTACTGGGGCGTCCAACACGACGCCGTTTCCGGGATGGATTTCGTGCGGTCCGACGAGTTTGTCGAGAACCAAAGCGATCGGTTCAAGATTGAGCGCGTGGAATCCATCATGCCCATTTATATAATCACTTATTGTCCCTCCGGCACCGACAAATGCTACTACGTTGGCAGAGAATTTGACGAATCCATTAAGTCTACGCGTTTGGCTATCAGTGATTTCCCCTTCATGGTTTTATTTAAGAAAACTTCTCTAGCATCTGCAAAATAA